A window of Amycolatopsis australiensis contains these coding sequences:
- a CDS encoding TerC family protein: MRTIRRFRFHDCPLWLWIATIGGLLALIALDLVIVDRKPHEVTTGEAARWVVFYVSCAILFGAGVWFFAGHEPGVEFFTGYITEYSLSVDNLFIFMIIMASFKVPAIHQHRVLLVGILLALAMRSVFIAIGAALIAQFVWVFFLFGAVLIWTAISMLRNKGEEEEYHENAVTRQVRRFAPVTDDYHGHHYTVKIGGKRMITPMLLVIVAIGSADLLFAVDSIPAIFGITQEAFLVFTANAFALMGLRQLYFLLGGLVTKLVYLSYGLAVILAFIGAKLFLHALHEYHVVPDWLDINNWVSLGVIVVVLTVTTVASLAKARRDERRQVAA; encoded by the coding sequence CTGCGCACTATCCGGAGGTTTCGGTTTCATGACTGTCCCCTGTGGCTGTGGATCGCCACGATCGGTGGCCTGCTCGCGCTGATCGCGCTGGACCTGGTCATCGTCGATCGCAAGCCGCACGAAGTGACCACGGGGGAAGCCGCTCGCTGGGTCGTCTTCTACGTCTCGTGCGCGATCCTCTTCGGCGCCGGCGTCTGGTTCTTCGCCGGCCACGAGCCGGGTGTCGAGTTCTTCACCGGGTACATCACCGAGTACTCGCTGAGCGTCGACAACCTGTTCATCTTCATGATCATCATGGCGTCGTTCAAGGTGCCCGCCATCCACCAGCACCGCGTGCTGCTGGTCGGCATCCTGCTCGCGCTGGCCATGCGCAGCGTCTTCATCGCCATCGGCGCCGCGCTGATCGCGCAGTTCGTCTGGGTGTTCTTCCTCTTCGGCGCGGTGCTGATCTGGACCGCGATCAGCATGCTCCGCAACAAGGGCGAGGAAGAGGAGTACCACGAGAACGCCGTCACCCGGCAGGTGCGCAGGTTCGCCCCGGTGACCGACGACTACCACGGGCACCACTACACGGTGAAGATCGGCGGCAAGCGGATGATCACGCCGATGCTGCTGGTGATCGTCGCCATCGGCTCGGCCGACCTGCTGTTCGCGGTCGACTCGATCCCGGCGATCTTCGGCATCACGCAGGAGGCGTTCCTCGTCTTCACCGCCAACGCGTTCGCGCTGATGGGCCTGCGGCAGCTGTACTTCCTGCTCGGCGGGCTGGTGACGAAGCTGGTCTACCTCAGCTACGGCCTCGCGGTGATCCTGGCGTTCATCGGCGCGAAGCTGTTCCTGCACGCGCTGCACGAGTACCACGTCGTACCGGACTGGCTGGACATCAACAACTGGGTGTCCCTCGGCGTGATCGTCGTCGTGCTGACCGTGACGACGGTGGCGAGCCTGGCCAAGGCCCGGCGCGACGAGCGCAGGCAGGTCGCCGCGTAA
- a CDS encoding alpha/beta fold hydrolase produces MPRLPLPRTRGARLTALAAVVVVLAAGAVFWITRPAAPPPVPTQDALLDMPAAPGSAEQVKIDTTTYLPGTLPAPAVLLAHGFGGDKNSVADDARELARKGFVVMTWSARGFGRSTGKIGLNDPDGEVADASRLIDRLVAQHQVTLDAKGDPEVAVTGASYGGALALLLAGADKRVDAIAPVITYNDLAQGLIPNAATPGPVAAGTPAAGAFATGGVYKKSWAGIFFSAGSGAAASGAPSAEAPEAGQETDTGSTGAAGGAAAAVPAVPPGAGGGPRSAPADPCGRFTAAVCRAYTELGTTGQASQASVDLLRRVSPASVTDKITVPTLLVQGENDTLFGLDQSDATARQITAAGGKVRTIWYTGGHDGGKPGPQLRGKIADFLWTAVRGGDPGTGFSYDVQGTLRANGTPSVRTVTAAAYPGLTGPATERRLLAMTGPEQPVVRPAGANPSAVSGIPGLNGVASSSSRLGVLFGNDPPGQAAQFTTAPVDGQIVVSGSATVRLRVAADPAHPQPDAVLFAKLYDVGQDGSRVLPANAIAPFRVGGLPADGTPVEVTVTLPGIVRPIEGGHALRLVVGTTDQAFATPAAPAVFRIGLAGGTTLEIPVVPGTSAGSPAPVGQLVGIGVTLAVGLAAVLFAALRRRRATDVDPELSTTPLVIEGLRKQYAGGFVAVQDLSFRVEPGQVLGLLGPNGAGKTTTLRMLMGLITPTAGSIRVFGHKITPGAPVLSRIGSFVEGSGFLPHLSGRANLELYWASTGRPAGKAHFAEALEIAGLGSAVERRVRTYSQGMRQRLAIAQAMLGLPELMVLDEPTNGLDPPQIHQMREVLKRYAATGRTVVVSSHLLAEVEQTCTHVVVMHRGSLVAAGEVGELAAAGGEATFRVDDPAAAAAALKAVGGVTAVDVDGDLVHASLDGLPRADAVAALVRAGVAVEQAGPRRRLEDAFLQLVGDES; encoded by the coding sequence GTGCCCCGACTCCCGCTCCCGCGCACCCGCGGAGCCCGCCTCACCGCGCTCGCCGCCGTCGTCGTGGTCCTGGCCGCCGGCGCGGTCTTCTGGATCACGCGCCCCGCGGCGCCGCCGCCGGTGCCCACGCAGGACGCGCTGCTCGACATGCCCGCGGCGCCGGGCTCCGCCGAGCAGGTCAAGATCGACACGACGACGTACCTGCCCGGGACGCTGCCCGCGCCCGCCGTGCTGCTCGCGCACGGCTTCGGCGGCGACAAGAACAGCGTCGCCGACGACGCCCGGGAGCTCGCGCGGAAGGGCTTCGTCGTCATGACGTGGTCCGCGCGCGGGTTCGGCCGCAGCACCGGCAAGATCGGGCTCAACGACCCGGACGGCGAGGTCGCCGACGCGAGCCGCCTGATCGACCGGCTCGTCGCGCAGCACCAGGTGACGCTCGACGCGAAGGGCGACCCGGAGGTCGCGGTCACGGGTGCCTCCTACGGCGGCGCGCTCGCGCTGCTGCTGGCCGGCGCGGACAAGCGCGTCGACGCGATCGCCCCGGTCATCACCTACAACGACCTCGCGCAGGGCCTGATCCCGAACGCGGCCACGCCCGGGCCCGTCGCTGCCGGCACCCCGGCCGCCGGCGCGTTCGCCACCGGCGGCGTGTACAAGAAGAGCTGGGCCGGCATCTTCTTCTCGGCGGGCTCCGGCGCCGCGGCGAGCGGCGCGCCGTCGGCCGAAGCGCCGGAAGCCGGCCAGGAGACCGACACCGGATCGACCGGCGCCGCCGGCGGGGCGGCAGCCGCCGTCCCGGCCGTTCCGCCGGGTGCGGGCGGCGGGCCCCGGAGCGCTCCGGCCGACCCGTGCGGCCGGTTCACCGCGGCGGTCTGCCGCGCCTACACCGAGCTGGGCACGACGGGGCAAGCGAGCCAGGCGAGCGTCGACCTGCTGCGCCGGGTCTCCCCCGCGTCGGTGACGGACAAGATCACCGTGCCGACCCTGCTGGTGCAGGGCGAGAACGACACCCTGTTCGGCCTCGACCAGTCCGACGCGACCGCGCGGCAGATCACCGCGGCGGGCGGCAAGGTCCGCACGATCTGGTACACCGGCGGCCACGACGGCGGCAAGCCGGGTCCGCAGCTGCGCGGGAAGATCGCGGACTTCCTGTGGACCGCGGTGCGCGGGGGCGACCCGGGCACCGGGTTCAGCTACGACGTCCAGGGCACGTTGCGCGCCAACGGGACGCCGTCGGTCCGGACCGTCACGGCCGCCGCCTACCCGGGCCTGACCGGCCCGGCCACCGAACGGCGGCTGCTGGCGATGACCGGTCCCGAACAGCCGGTGGTGCGCCCGGCCGGGGCGAATCCCTCGGCGGTCAGCGGGATCCCGGGCCTCAACGGCGTCGCGAGCAGCTCGTCGCGGCTGGGCGTGCTGTTCGGCAACGACCCACCGGGCCAGGCCGCCCAGTTCACGACCGCGCCGGTGGACGGGCAGATCGTCGTCAGCGGCTCCGCCACCGTGCGGCTGCGCGTCGCCGCCGACCCGGCGCACCCGCAGCCGGACGCGGTGCTGTTCGCGAAGCTCTACGACGTCGGGCAGGACGGTTCGCGGGTGCTGCCGGCCAACGCGATCGCCCCGTTCCGGGTCGGCGGGCTGCCCGCCGACGGCACGCCCGTCGAGGTCACCGTGACCCTGCCCGGCATCGTCCGGCCGATCGAGGGCGGCCACGCGCTGCGGCTGGTCGTCGGCACCACCGACCAGGCGTTCGCCACGCCGGCCGCGCCCGCGGTGTTCCGGATCGGGCTGGCGGGCGGTACCACGCTGGAGATCCCCGTCGTCCCGGGGACGTCCGCCGGCTCGCCGGCGCCGGTGGGGCAGCTGGTCGGCATCGGCGTGACGCTGGCGGTCGGCCTGGCCGCGGTGCTCTTCGCGGCGCTTCGCCGCCGCCGGGCCACCGACGTCGATCCGGAGCTGTCGACGACGCCGCTGGTCATCGAGGGGCTGCGTAAGCAGTACGCGGGCGGGTTCGTCGCGGTGCAGGACCTGTCGTTCCGCGTCGAGCCGGGCCAGGTGCTCGGCCTGCTCGGGCCGAACGGCGCGGGCAAGACGACCACGCTGCGGATGCTGATGGGCCTGATCACGCCGACCGCGGGCAGCATCCGCGTGTTCGGGCACAAGATCACCCCCGGCGCGCCGGTGCTCTCGCGGATCGGCTCGTTCGTCGAGGGCTCCGGGTTCCTGCCGCACCTGTCCGGCCGGGCCAACCTCGAGCTGTACTGGGCTTCGACCGGGCGTCCGGCCGGGAAGGCGCACTTCGCCGAGGCGCTGGAGATCGCCGGGCTGGGCTCGGCCGTCGAGCGGCGGGTGCGGACCTACAGCCAGGGCATGCGGCAGCGGCTGGCGATCGCGCAGGCGATGCTGGGCCTGCCGGAGCTCATGGTGCTCGACGAGCCGACCAACGGGCTCGACCCGCCCCAGATCCACCAGATGCGCGAGGTGCTGAAGCGGTACGCCGCGACCGGCCGCACGGTCGTGGTGTCCAGCCACCTGCTGGCCGAGGTCGAGCAGACCTGCACGCACGTCGTGGTCATGCACCGCGGTTCGCTGGTGGCCGCGGGCGAGGTCGGCGAGCTGGCCGCGGCCGGCGGCGAGGCGACGTTCCGGGTCGACGACCCGGCCGCGGCCGCGGCGGCGCTGAAGGCGGTCGGCGGGGTCACCGCGGTCGACGTCGACGGCGACCTGGTGCACGCCAGCCTCGACGGGCTGCCGCGCGCCGACGCGGTCGCGGCGCTGGTCCGCGCCGGCGTCGCGGTGGAGCAGGCCGGGCCCCGGCGCCGGCTGGAAGACGCGTTCCTGCAACTGGTCGGAGACGAGTCGTGA
- a CDS encoding ABC transporter permease: protein MKSSSESGVHTDPHALDELSDVASHEHAGVGPDGAVAGYSARRTLRLGVELRRQLKRRRTQLLLGFVAVLPFILVIAFQLGQSNPNRRSGGFVDLATASAPNFVVLALFVSGTFLLPMIVALFFGDTIASEASWSSLKYLLAVPVPRHRVLRQKAIVSGLLSAFALVLLPLVSLGVGVLWYGAGDAISPTGDAVSFGDSLLAIALSTVYIILQLAWVAGLALALSVSTDAPLGAVGGAVLVAILSQILDQITALEGLRNYLPTHYAFAWMDLISTDVDWTNLASGLLSAVIYGTVFFLYAGRRFGRKDITS from the coding sequence GTGAAGTCCTCTTCGGAGTCGGGTGTCCACACCGATCCGCACGCGCTCGACGAGCTGAGCGACGTCGCCTCGCACGAGCACGCCGGCGTCGGTCCGGACGGCGCCGTCGCGGGCTACTCCGCGCGGCGGACGCTGCGGCTCGGCGTCGAGCTGCGGCGCCAGCTCAAGCGGCGGCGCACGCAGCTGCTGCTCGGGTTCGTCGCCGTCCTGCCGTTCATCCTGGTGATCGCGTTCCAGCTCGGGCAGTCGAACCCGAACCGGCGCAGCGGCGGGTTCGTCGACCTGGCCACGGCGTCCGCGCCGAACTTCGTCGTGCTGGCGCTGTTCGTGTCGGGGACGTTCCTGCTGCCGATGATCGTGGCGCTGTTCTTCGGCGACACGATCGCGAGCGAGGCGTCGTGGTCGAGCCTGAAGTACCTGCTGGCGGTCCCGGTGCCGCGGCACCGGGTGCTGCGGCAGAAGGCGATCGTGTCCGGGCTGCTGTCGGCGTTCGCGCTCGTGCTGCTGCCCTTGGTGTCGCTCGGCGTCGGGGTGCTCTGGTACGGCGCGGGCGACGCGATCAGCCCGACGGGTGACGCGGTGTCCTTCGGCGACAGCCTGCTGGCCATCGCACTGTCCACTGTGTACATCATTCTGCAGCTGGCCTGGGTGGCCGGGCTGGCGCTCGCGCTGAGCGTGTCGACCGACGCCCCGCTCGGCGCGGTCGGCGGCGCGGTGCTGGTGGCGATCCTGTCCCAGATCCTCGACCAGATCACGGCGCTGGAGGGCCTGCGCAACTACCTGCCGACGCACTACGCGTTCGCCTGGATGGACCTGATCTCCACCGACGTCGACTGGACGAACCTGGCGAGCGGCCTGCTCTCGGCGGTGATCTACGGGACGGTCTTCTTCCTGTACGCCGGACGCCGGTTCGGCCGGAAGGACATCACCAGCTGA
- a CDS encoding enoyl-CoA hydratase/isomerase family protein yields MPIILESHHDVAVLRIDHGGGNTLDTASCRELVLRLEEAGQARAVVLTGTGGIFSAGVDLKRLHAGGAAYVSEFLPLLSDALLAVFGFARPVVAALNGHAIAGGAVLAAACDHRVLTTGPGRVGVTELLAGLPFPLAALEILRCAYGTAPLPWLTYTGETHGGEEALARGLVDELAAPGEVLERALAVATRLGELPAEAFAHTKAQIRQPFHERIAEHRHTDDPEVERLWRSPGSLGAVKSYVDRVLG; encoded by the coding sequence GTGCCGATCATCCTGGAGAGCCACCACGACGTCGCCGTCCTGCGGATCGACCACGGCGGCGGCAACACGCTCGACACCGCGTCCTGCCGTGAGCTCGTGCTCCGGCTGGAGGAGGCCGGCCAAGCCCGCGCTGTCGTGCTGACCGGCACCGGCGGCATCTTTTCGGCGGGCGTCGACCTCAAGCGGCTGCACGCGGGCGGCGCGGCGTACGTGTCGGAGTTCCTGCCGCTGCTGTCGGACGCGCTGCTGGCGGTGTTCGGCTTCGCGCGTCCGGTGGTCGCCGCGCTGAACGGGCACGCCATCGCCGGCGGCGCGGTGCTCGCGGCCGCGTGCGACCACCGCGTGCTCACCACCGGGCCCGGCCGGGTCGGGGTCACCGAGCTGCTGGCCGGCCTGCCGTTCCCGCTCGCCGCGCTCGAGATCCTGCGGTGCGCGTACGGCACGGCTCCCCTGCCGTGGCTCACCTACACGGGCGAAACCCACGGCGGCGAGGAGGCGCTGGCTCGCGGGCTCGTCGACGAGCTGGCGGCACCCGGCGAGGTGCTTGAGCGGGCCCTCGCCGTCGCGACCCGCCTCGGCGAGCTGCCCGCGGAGGCGTTCGCGCACACGAAGGCCCAGATCCGGCAGCCGTTCCACGAGCGGATCGCCGAGCACCGCCACACCGACGACCCGGAGGTCGAGCGGCTGTGGCGGTCGCCCGGCTCACTCGGCGCGGTCAAGTCCTACGTGGACAGGGTGCTGGGCTAG
- a CDS encoding SRPBCC family protein — MKVSDCPTTQVEVRIAAHPAEVWSWLLDVDLPARFSSEFQGGGWIDGAEPGLGAQFRGRNAHPVAGEWETVSTVTGYEPGRLFAWAVMDVTNPAASWRFELVPDGDGTILRQWAQIGPGPSNLTAIIGSMPEHEDEIVAMRLGELQANMQKTVEGIKALAESGVHAA, encoded by the coding sequence ATGAAGGTTTCCGACTGCCCTACGACGCAGGTCGAAGTCCGCATCGCCGCGCACCCGGCCGAGGTCTGGTCGTGGCTGCTGGACGTCGACCTGCCGGCCCGGTTCTCCAGCGAGTTCCAGGGCGGCGGCTGGATCGACGGCGCCGAGCCGGGCCTGGGCGCGCAGTTCCGCGGCCGCAACGCCCACCCGGTCGCCGGGGAGTGGGAGACGGTCTCGACGGTGACCGGCTACGAGCCCGGGCGGCTGTTCGCCTGGGCCGTCATGGACGTGACGAACCCGGCCGCGTCCTGGCGCTTCGAGCTCGTCCCGGACGGTGACGGCACGATCCTGCGCCAATGGGCCCAGATCGGCCCCGGCCCGTCCAACCTGACGGCCATCATCGGCTCGATGCCCGAGCACGAGGACGAGATCGTCGCGATGCGGCTGGGCGAGCTGCAGGCCAACATGCAGAAGACGGTCGAGGGCATCAAGGCCCTCGCCGAGAGCGGCGTCCACGCCGCCTAG
- a CDS encoding S28 family serine protease codes for MRRTFIALAVLLTVAGLAPAASAAPDITTVLERIPGLTIVKEDPAPSGFRFFELTFTQPADHRHPGAGTFEQRFTLLHRDFSAPTVAFTSGYNVSAKPNRSEPTQIVDGNQLSMEYRYFTPSRPEPENWAKQLTIWQAAADEHRAVQAFKAIYPGKWLATGASKGGMTATYFRRFFPGDVDATIPYVAPNDVIDPIDVYNRFLAHVGDDPGCRDALKAIQRDALKRRDELGAIAAADAARRGLTFSIVGSADKSLEIAVIDSYFAFWQYQKQADCATVPAPGAPAADVYAWYEKVESLNTYSDQDLAPFIPYYYQAAVQLGSPEAYDSYLRDLLRYPGADQPKTFVPASIRLPHFDYLAMPDIDFWVKSQGTRLLFVYGSNDPWGAEPFELGFGSRDSYRFYVQGGNHGAKIAQLAPAEAAAATATVRRWAGLPATSALTARSAPAGFPDFDADLTLTGRSRL; via the coding sequence ATGCGCAGAACGTTCATCGCGCTGGCGGTCCTGCTGACGGTGGCGGGCCTCGCGCCCGCGGCCTCGGCGGCGCCCGACATCACGACCGTGCTGGAGCGGATCCCGGGGCTGACGATCGTCAAGGAAGACCCGGCGCCGTCCGGGTTCCGGTTCTTCGAGCTGACGTTCACCCAGCCCGCCGACCACCGGCACCCCGGCGCGGGCACGTTCGAGCAGCGGTTCACCCTGCTGCACCGCGACTTCTCGGCCCCGACGGTCGCCTTCACCAGTGGCTACAACGTCAGCGCGAAGCCGAACCGCTCGGAGCCGACGCAGATCGTCGACGGCAACCAGCTTTCGATGGAGTACCGGTACTTCACGCCGTCGCGACCGGAGCCGGAGAACTGGGCGAAGCAGCTGACGATCTGGCAGGCCGCCGCGGACGAGCACCGCGCGGTGCAGGCGTTCAAGGCGATCTACCCGGGCAAGTGGCTGGCCACGGGCGCCAGCAAGGGCGGTATGACCGCGACGTACTTCCGGCGCTTCTTCCCCGGAGACGTCGACGCGACGATCCCTTACGTGGCGCCCAACGACGTGATCGACCCGATCGACGTCTACAACCGCTTCCTCGCGCACGTGGGCGACGACCCAGGCTGCCGCGACGCGCTGAAGGCGATCCAGCGGGACGCGCTGAAGCGACGGGACGAGCTGGGCGCGATCGCGGCGGCCGACGCGGCCCGGCGGGGGCTGACGTTCTCGATCGTCGGCTCGGCGGACAAGTCACTGGAGATCGCGGTGATCGACTCGTACTTCGCGTTCTGGCAGTACCAGAAGCAGGCGGACTGCGCGACGGTGCCGGCACCGGGAGCACCGGCGGCCGACGTCTACGCGTGGTACGAGAAGGTGGAGAGCCTCAACACGTATTCGGACCAGGACCTGGCCCCGTTCATCCCGTACTACTACCAGGCGGCGGTCCAGCTGGGTTCACCCGAAGCGTACGACAGCTATTTGCGTGACCTGCTGCGCTACCCGGGCGCGGACCAGCCGAAGACGTTCGTGCCGGCGTCGATCCGCCTCCCGCACTTCGACTACCTGGCGATGCCGGACATCGACTTCTGGGTGAAGTCGCAGGGAACCCGGCTGCTGTTCGTGTACGGCTCGAACGACCCATGGGGAGCAGAGCCGTTCGAGCTGGGCTTCGGCAGCCGCGACTCGTACCGCTTCTACGTCCAGGGCGGCAACCACGGAGCGAAGATAGCCCAGCTGGCACCGGCAGAAGCGGCGGCGGCAACGGCGACGGTCCGGCGTTGGGCGGGGTTGCCGGCCACGTCGGCACTGACGGCGCGAAGCGCCCCGGCGGGCTTCCCGGACTTCGACGCGGACCTGACGTTGACGGGCCGCTCGCGGCTCTGA
- a CDS encoding MmcQ/YjbR family DNA-binding protein, with product MNIEAVVAYCLGKPGAEETYPFGDHVLVAKVGGKGFAFIGQDEPGSVAVKCGATREEAAELRARYPDSVTVMAYLGRYGWNRVELDAGVPDAELEDLIDASYDDVVSRLPKAKRP from the coding sequence GTGAACATCGAAGCCGTCGTCGCGTACTGCCTCGGCAAGCCGGGTGCGGAGGAGACCTATCCGTTCGGTGACCACGTGCTCGTCGCGAAGGTCGGCGGCAAAGGCTTCGCCTTCATCGGGCAGGACGAGCCCGGCAGCGTCGCCGTCAAGTGCGGTGCCACCCGGGAGGAAGCCGCCGAGCTGCGGGCGCGGTATCCGGACTCCGTCACCGTCATGGCCTATCTCGGCCGGTACGGCTGGAACCGCGTCGAGCTCGACGCCGGCGTGCCGGACGCCGAGCTCGAAGACCTGATCGACGCCTCCTACGACGACGTCGTCAGCCGGCTGCCCAAAGCGAAACGCCCCTAG
- the uvrB gene encoding excinuclease ABC subunit UvrB, translating into MAFATEHPVLAQSDFRPVSAIPRTGGRFEVVSDYQPAGDQPAAIDELERRIKAGEKHVVLLGATGTGKSATTAWLIERVQRPTLVMAPNKTLAAQLANELRELFPHNAVEYFVSYYDYYQPEAYIAQTDTYIEKDSSINDDVERLRHSATMNLLSRRDVIVVASVSCIYGLGTPQSYLDRSTKLEVGMQLDRDVFLRALVDVQYTRNDIAFARGTFRARGDTVEIIPAYEELAIRVEFFGDEIEKLYYLHPLTGDIVKEVDEVRIFPATHYVAGPERMEKAIQGIEKELEERLAELEKQGKLLEAQRLRMRTAYDIEMMRQVGFCSGIENYSRHIDGRGPGSAPATLIDYFPEDFLLVIDESHQTVPQIGGMYEGDMSRKRNLVEYGFRLPSAVDNRPLTWEEFSDRIGQTVYLSATPGPYEMGQAGGEFVEQVIRPTGLVDPKVVVKPTEGQIDDLVHEIRERADKDERVLVTTLTKKMAEDLTDYLLELGIRVRYLHSEVDTLRRVELLRQLRAGDFDVLVGINLLREGLDLPEVSLVAILDADKEGFLRSGTSLIQTIGRAARNVSGEVHMYADKITESMQHAIDETDRRREKQIAYNKERGVDPQPLRKKIADILDRVYSEAEDTEQVSVGGSGRNSSRGKKPEQGDRVRSSGMLVDKNVSAMPRAQLADLIQQMTDQMMQAARDLQFELAARLRDEISDLKKELRGMDAAGIK; encoded by the coding sequence GTGGCTTTCGCAACCGAACACCCCGTACTCGCCCAGTCCGACTTCCGCCCGGTCTCGGCGATCCCCCGGACCGGCGGCCGGTTCGAGGTGGTCAGTGACTACCAGCCCGCCGGTGACCAGCCGGCGGCCATCGACGAGCTCGAACGCCGGATCAAGGCCGGCGAGAAGCACGTCGTGCTGCTGGGCGCCACCGGCACCGGCAAGTCGGCGACCACCGCGTGGCTGATCGAGCGCGTCCAGCGGCCGACGCTGGTGATGGCCCCCAACAAGACCCTCGCCGCCCAGCTGGCGAACGAGCTGCGCGAACTGTTCCCGCACAACGCGGTCGAATACTTCGTCAGCTACTACGACTACTACCAGCCCGAGGCGTACATCGCGCAGACGGACACGTACATCGAGAAGGACTCCTCGATCAACGACGACGTCGAGCGGCTGCGGCACTCGGCCACGATGAACCTGCTGTCGCGGCGGGACGTCATCGTGGTCGCGAGCGTGTCGTGCATCTACGGCCTGGGCACGCCGCAGTCCTACCTCGACCGGTCGACGAAGCTCGAGGTCGGCATGCAGCTCGACCGGGACGTGTTCCTGCGCGCGCTGGTCGACGTGCAGTACACCCGCAACGACATCGCGTTCGCGCGCGGCACGTTCCGCGCACGGGGCGACACGGTGGAGATCATCCCGGCGTACGAGGAGCTGGCGATCCGGGTCGAGTTCTTCGGCGACGAGATCGAGAAGCTGTACTACCTGCACCCGCTGACCGGGGACATCGTCAAGGAGGTCGACGAGGTCCGGATCTTCCCGGCGACGCACTACGTAGCCGGTCCGGAGCGGATGGAGAAGGCGATCCAGGGCATCGAGAAGGAGCTCGAAGAACGCCTGGCCGAGCTGGAGAAGCAGGGCAAGCTGCTGGAGGCGCAGCGGCTGCGGATGCGCACGGCCTACGACATCGAGATGATGCGCCAGGTCGGCTTCTGCTCCGGCATCGAGAACTACTCGCGCCACATCGACGGCCGCGGGCCGGGCTCGGCGCCGGCCACGCTGATCGACTACTTCCCGGAAGACTTCCTGCTGGTCATCGACGAGTCGCACCAGACGGTCCCGCAGATCGGCGGCATGTACGAAGGCGACATGTCCCGGAAGCGGAACCTGGTCGAGTACGGCTTCCGGCTGCCCAGCGCGGTCGACAACCGGCCGCTGACCTGGGAGGAGTTCTCCGACCGGATCGGGCAGACCGTCTACCTGTCGGCGACGCCGGGGCCGTACGAGATGGGCCAGGCGGGCGGCGAGTTCGTCGAGCAGGTCATCCGGCCGACCGGCCTGGTCGACCCGAAGGTGGTCGTGAAGCCCACCGAAGGCCAGATCGACGACCTGGTGCACGAGATCCGCGAGCGCGCGGACAAGGACGAACGCGTCCTGGTCACCACACTGACCAAGAAGATGGCCGAGGACCTCACCGACTACCTGCTGGAGCTGGGCATCCGGGTGCGCTACCTGCACTCGGAGGTCGACACGCTGCGCCGGGTCGAGCTGCTGCGGCAGCTGCGCGCGGGCGACTTCGACGTGCTGGTCGGCATCAACCTGCTGCGCGAGGGTCTCGACCTGCCGGAGGTGTCGCTGGTGGCGATCCTCGACGCGGACAAGGAGGGCTTCCTCCGCAGCGGGACGTCGCTGATCCAGACGATCGGCCGCGCGGCGCGGAACGTCTCGGGCGAGGTCCACATGTACGCGGACAAGATCACCGAGTCGATGCAGCACGCGATCGACGAAACGGACCGCCGCCGCGAGAAGCAGATCGCCTACAACAAGGAGCGCGGCGTCGACCCGCAGCCGCTGCGCAAGAAGATCGCGGACATCCTCGACCGCGTGTACAGCGAGGCGGAGGACACCGAGCAGGTTTCGGTGGGCGGCTCGGGCCGCAACTCCTCGCGCGGCAAGAAGCCGGAGCAAGGCGACCGCGTGCGCAGCTCGGGCATGCTGGTCGACAAGAACGTCTCGGCGATGCCGCGGGCCCAGCTGGCGGACCTGATCCAGCAGATGACGGACCAGATGATGCAGGCGGCGCGGGATCTCCAGTTCGAGCTGGCGGCCCGGCTGCGGGACGAGATCTCGGACCTGAAGAAGGAGCTGAGGGGCATGGACGCGGCCGGTATCAAGTAG
- a CDS encoding carboxymuconolactone decarboxylase family protein, which produces MTEPMADLHARGRENFASLVEDGDRRLDALFATIPALGELAVGTVYGHLHDRPALDSRTREAATLAAIVAAGMVGPPLSVHLRTGLASGLSPAEICEVVVQTAAFAGFPRAVSAADQLNRLFEGHGLPIPPPPSPREVVLAHLAEPEPADDVAEVLAEFPRTEVRATGPDRVLVSCFADDEPVPGAVLHCRVDGGEVTSVTVFRPR; this is translated from the coding sequence ATGACCGAGCCGATGGCGGACCTGCACGCACGTGGCCGCGAAAACTTCGCGAGCCTCGTCGAGGACGGCGACCGGCGCCTGGACGCGTTGTTCGCGACGATCCCCGCCTTGGGCGAGCTGGCGGTCGGCACCGTCTACGGCCACCTGCACGACCGTCCCGCCCTCGACAGCCGGACGCGGGAGGCGGCCACCCTGGCCGCGATCGTCGCCGCGGGGATGGTCGGCCCGCCGCTGAGCGTCCACCTCCGCACCGGGCTGGCCTCGGGCCTTTCGCCGGCCGAAATCTGCGAGGTCGTCGTCCAGACGGCGGCGTTCGCCGGCTTCCCCCGCGCCGTTTCGGCCGCCGACCAGCTGAACCGCCTCTTCGAAGGCCACGGCCTGCCGATCCCGCCGCCGCCGTCCCCGCGCGAAGTGGTGCTCGCCCACCTCGCCGAGCCCGAGCCCGCGGACGACGTCGCCGAGGTGCTCGCCGAGTTCCCGCGGACCGAGGTCCGGGCGACCGGGCCCGACCGGGTGCTGGTCTCGTGCTTCGCGGACGACGAGCCCGTGCCCGGTGCCGTCCTGCACTGCCGCGTGGACGGCGGCGAAGTCACGTCCGTCACGGTCTTCCGCCCCCGCTGA